A portion of the Stella humosa genome contains these proteins:
- the otnI gene encoding 2-oxo-tetronate isomerase: MPRLAANLSMMFNEVPFLDRFAAAAGCGFRGVEFLFPYEWPAEEVARAARDASVEVCLFNTAAGDWGKGERGYGGLPGREQAFADAVDQAIHYAGVLGCPRIHLMAGLVPQSATREACEAVFVSNLGKAAAKLAAAGLTGLLEPLNTLDAPGYLHNRTDHALGYVAAVASPALKLQLDLYHVQIMEGDLARKVEGLAGRYGHVQIAGNPGRNEPDVGEINYPYLFELFDRIGYTGWIGCEYRPRAATTDGLGWAAPWGIRAA; this comes from the coding sequence ATGCCCCGCCTCGCCGCCAATCTGTCGATGATGTTCAACGAGGTCCCGTTCCTCGACCGCTTCGCCGCCGCCGCCGGTTGTGGATTCCGCGGCGTCGAGTTCCTCTTTCCCTATGAATGGCCGGCCGAGGAGGTGGCGCGGGCTGCCCGCGACGCCAGCGTCGAGGTGTGCCTGTTCAACACGGCCGCCGGCGACTGGGGCAAGGGCGAGCGCGGCTATGGCGGGTTGCCCGGCCGCGAGCAGGCCTTCGCCGATGCCGTCGACCAGGCGATCCATTATGCCGGCGTGCTGGGCTGCCCGCGCATCCACCTGATGGCCGGCCTGGTGCCGCAGTCGGCGACGCGCGAGGCCTGCGAGGCGGTGTTCGTGTCGAACCTGGGCAAGGCCGCGGCCAAGCTGGCAGCCGCCGGCCTGACCGGCCTGCTGGAGCCGCTCAACACGCTGGACGCCCCGGGCTACCTGCACAACCGCACCGACCACGCGCTGGGATACGTCGCGGCCGTCGCCAGCCCGGCGCTGAAGCTGCAACTCGACCTCTATCATGTGCAGATCATGGAGGGAGACCTTGCCCGCAAGGTCGAGGGGCTGGCCGGGCGCTACGGCCATGTGCAGATCGCCGGCAACCCGGGCCGCAACGAGCCCGACGTGGGCGAGATCAACTACCCCTACCTGTTCGAGCTGTTCGATCGCATCGGCTACACCGGCTGGATCGGCTGCGAGTATCGCCCGCGCGCCGCCACCACCGACGGGCTCGGCTGGGCCGCCCCCTGGGGCATCCGTGCGGCCTGA
- the denD gene encoding D-erythronate dehydrogenase, with protein MKVVITGGGGFLGRKLAAALLNHHALIDARGRPFTASQVVCFDAMPFDPPMPADPRIKTVVGDIADANTVRELIDSDVASVFHLAAVVSAGAEADFDLGMRVNLDGTRHVLDACRALPNPAKVIFTSSLAVYGGDLPATVTDATPITPQTSYGAQKLIGEYLLTDYSRKGFLDGRALRLPTIVVRPGKPNKAASTFASSIVREPLQGDGAICPVTPETRMPILSPRKAVAAFLHVHDLPAEALGAHRGILLNGISAPVGEMAKAVERHGGAAAAKRIEWKPDPAIQKIVSSWPAAIDAERARRLGFHVDRDIDEIVTNFMADDIRR; from the coding sequence ATGAAGGTCGTCATCACCGGCGGCGGCGGCTTCCTCGGCCGCAAGCTGGCCGCAGCCCTGCTCAACCACCATGCGCTGATCGACGCGCGCGGCCGGCCCTTCACCGCCAGCCAGGTCGTCTGCTTCGATGCCATGCCGTTCGACCCGCCGATGCCGGCCGACCCGCGCATCAAGACGGTCGTCGGCGACATCGCCGACGCCAACACGGTGCGCGAGCTGATCGATTCCGACGTGGCCTCGGTCTTCCACCTGGCGGCCGTGGTCAGCGCCGGGGCGGAGGCCGATTTCGACCTCGGCATGCGGGTCAACCTGGACGGCACGCGCCACGTGCTCGATGCCTGCCGCGCGCTGCCGAACCCGGCCAAGGTCATCTTCACCAGCTCGCTGGCGGTCTATGGCGGCGACCTGCCGGCCACCGTCACGGATGCGACGCCGATCACGCCGCAGACCTCCTACGGCGCCCAGAAGCTGATCGGCGAGTACCTGCTGACCGACTACAGCCGCAAGGGGTTCCTCGACGGCCGCGCGCTGCGCCTGCCGACGATCGTCGTGCGTCCGGGCAAGCCGAACAAGGCGGCCTCCACCTTCGCCTCCAGCATCGTCCGCGAGCCGCTCCAGGGCGATGGCGCGATCTGCCCGGTGACGCCGGAGACGCGCATGCCGATCCTGTCGCCGCGCAAGGCGGTGGCGGCCTTCCTGCATGTCCATGACCTGCCGGCCGAGGCGCTGGGCGCCCATCGCGGCATCCTGCTGAACGGCATCTCGGCCCCGGTCGGCGAGATGGCCAAGGCGGTCGAGCGCCATGGCGGCGCCGCGGCGGCCAAGCGGATCGAGTGGAAGCCGGACCCGGCGATCCAGAAGATCGTATCCTCCTGGCCCGCCGCCATCGATGCCGAGCGCGCACGGCGCCTGGGTTTCCACGTCGACCGCGACATCGACGAGATCGTCACCAACTTCATGGCCGACGATATCCGTCGCTAG